The Antarcticibacterium sp. 1MA-6-2 genome has a window encoding:
- a CDS encoding sterol desaturase family protein has product MKKKMLPHPTTPTLFMVYVIIFFLAILIRYFVAAGIFYGYYYVWRGEKFREKRLSRRGWRKGQIRKEIIWSIKSSAIFAAVGAGLYWLWQKGYTAIYLEVGEYGYWYLPISLIIILLIHETYYYWVHRWMHDPKIFRTVHKVHHDSLTPTPWTAFAFHPWESIIEAIVVPLILLVLPVHVFVLGFYLMLMTVSSVMNHLDIEVYPERFQKSRFGKLFIGATHHHYHHSEFNTNYGLYFTFWDKWMGTESTKMEPSEKIQEVKATSR; this is encoded by the coding sequence TTGAAAAAGAAAATGCTTCCACATCCAACCACGCCCACCCTTTTTATGGTGTATGTGATTATCTTCTTCCTCGCGATCCTGATAAGGTATTTCGTGGCAGCGGGTATTTTCTATGGGTATTATTATGTTTGGCGGGGGGAGAAATTTCGGGAGAAGAGACTTAGCCGCCGCGGGTGGAGAAAGGGGCAGATTAGAAAAGAGATCATCTGGAGCATTAAATCTTCAGCCATTTTTGCGGCAGTGGGAGCAGGCCTGTACTGGTTGTGGCAAAAAGGTTATACTGCAATTTATCTGGAAGTGGGTGAATATGGTTATTGGTATCTTCCAATTAGTTTGATTATAATTCTTCTTATTCACGAAACTTACTATTACTGGGTACACCGTTGGATGCACGATCCAAAGATATTCAGAACGGTTCACAAGGTGCATCACGACAGTTTAACGCCAACTCCCTGGACAGCTTTTGCGTTTCATCCCTGGGAAAGTATTATTGAAGCTATTGTAGTACCGCTTATCTTGCTCGTCCTTCCGGTGCATGTTTTCGTTCTTGGATTTTACCTGATGCTTATGACTGTGAGCAGCGTAATGAATCATCTGGATATAGAAGTTTATCCGGAGAGATTTCAGAAAAGCCGATTCGGAAAATTATTTATCGGTGCCACACATCACCACTACCACCATTCAGAATTTAATACCAACTACGGCCTCTACTTTACATTCTGGGATAAATGGATGGGTACAGAAAGCACCAAAATGGAACCATCTGAAAAAATTCAGGAGGTAAAAGCTACCTCCCGATAA